The Tamandua tetradactyla isolate mTamTet1 chromosome 8, mTamTet1.pri, whole genome shotgun sequence genome includes a window with the following:
- the LOC143643255 gene encoding olfactory receptor 8B8-like → MAKGSLSEESREFILVGLTDYSEIKLPFFFLFLGIYTVTVAGNLGLIALIGLNFHLRTPMYYFLLNLSFVDLCYSSVITPKLLVNLVSHMNIISYRGCMTQLFFYCFFVSAECYVLTVMAYDRYVAICRPLLYTVTMSPQFCSLLAAVVYVGAFIGAWAHTGCMLRLTFCHANTINHYMCEILPLLELSCTSTHVNELVVFMLVGFNMAVPTLTISVSYTFIISIVFHIRSTAGRPKAFSTWSSHIILVSIFFGSGAFMFLHPSSVLSMDQGKVSTVFYTLAVPMLNPLIFSFRNKEVKVALKKS, encoded by the exons ATGGCTAAAGGGTCCCTGTCAGAGGAAAGCAGAG AGTTTATCCTTGTGGGTTTAACAGACTACTCAGAGATTAAGCTgcccttcttcttccttttcctaggAATCTACACTGTCACTGTGGCAGGTAACCTAGGCTTGATCGCTCTAATTGGACTGAATTTTCACCTCCGCACTCCTATGTACTACTTCCTCCTTAATTTATCGTTTGTGGATCTTTGTTATTCTTCTGTCATCACCCCCAAACTGTTGGTAAACCTTGTGTCACATATGAATATCATCTCCTATAGAGGATGCATGACTCAGCTCTTTTTCTACTGTTTCTTCGTCAGTGCAGAGTGCTATGTGTTGACGGTGATGGCCTATgatcgctatgtggccatctgtaggCCCCTGCTTTACACAGTCACCATGTCCCCTCAGTTCTGCTCTCTGCTGGCCGCAGTTGTGTATGTGGGAGCATTCATTGGTGCCTGGGCTCACACGGGATGCATGCTGAGGTTGACCTTCTGTCATGCCAACACCATCAATCACTACATGTGTGAAATCCTTCCCCTCCTGGAGCTCTCCTGCACCAGCACTCACGTCAATGAACTGGTAGTTTTCATGCTTGTGGGCTTCAATATGGCTGTGCCCACCCTCACCATCAGTGTCTCTTACACTTTCATCATCTCTATTGTCTTCCACATTCGCTCCACTGCGGGGAGGCCCAAAGCCTTCAGCACTTGGAGCTCACATATTAttcttgtttctattttctttgggtcGGGGGCATTTATGTTCCTTCACCCTTCTTCTGTTTTGTCCATGGACCAAGGGAAAGTGTCCACCGTGTTCTATACCCTGGCGGTACCCATGCTTAACCCTCTGATCTTCAGCTTCAGGAACAAGGAGGTTAAAGTTGCCCTGAAGAAAAGCTGA
- the LOC143645014 gene encoding olfactory receptor 8D2-like has translation MTTSNHSLVTVFILKGLTKWPELQLPLFLLFLGIYVVTVVGNLGMILLISVSSQLHSPMYYFLSHLSFIDLCYSTVITPKMLVNFVSERNVISFLECLTQLYFFLIFVIAEGYLLMAMAYDRYVAICRPLLYNIIMSHRVCSVMMAVVYSLGLFGATVHTTFMSMLSFCGSHIISHYFCDILPLLALSCSSTHINEILLFIIGGVNTLAPTLAVFISYAFILSSILRIRSTEGRSKAFGTCSSHLMAVGIFFGSITFMYFKSPSSNSMEQEKVSSVFYTTVIPMLNPLIYSLRNKDVKNTLRKVVRGS, from the coding sequence ATGACTACTTCAAACCATTCTTTAGTAACTGTGTTTATCCTTAAAGGGTTAACCAAGTGGCCAGAGCTCCAGCTGCCCCTCTTCCTCCTGTTCCTTGGAATCTATGTGGTCACAGTGGTGGGGAACCTGGGCATGATCCTCTTGATTTCTGTCAGTTCTCAACTTCACTCCCCAATGTATTATTTTCTCAGTCATTTGTCATTCATTGATCTCTGTTACTCCACTGTCATAACTCCTAAGATGCTGGTGAATTTTGTGTCAGAGAGGAACGTTATCTCCTTTCTGGAGTGCTTAActcagctttatttcttccttatttttgtaATTGCGGAAGGCTACCTTCTGATGGCCATGGCATATGACCGCTATGTAGCCATCTGTAGACCCCTGctttacaatatcatcatgtcCCATAGGGTCTGTTCTGTAATGATGGCTGTGGTATATTCACTGGGTTTGTTTGGGGCCACAGTCCATACTACATTCATGTCAATGTTGTCCTTCTGTGGGTCTCATATTATCAGTCATTATTTTTGTGATATTCTCCCCCTGTTGGCTCTTTCTTGCTCCAGTACCCACATCAATGAGATACTGCTATTTATTATTGGAGGAGTTAATACCTTAGCACCTACCCTGGCTGTCTTCATCTCTTACGCTTTCATCCTCTCCAGTATCCTTCGTATTCGTTCCACTGAGGGACGGTCCAAAGCCTTTGGCACTTGCAGCTCCCATCTCATGGCTGTGGGAATCTTTTTTGGGTCTATAACATTCATGTATTTCAAGTCCCCTTCTAGTAACAGTATGGAGCAGGAGAAGGTGTCCTCAGTGTTCTACACCACAGTGATCCCCATGCTGAATCCCCTGATCTACAGTCTGAGGAACAAGGATGTGAAGAACACACTGAGGAAGGTGGTCAGGGGATCATAG